In Pseudophryne corroboree isolate aPseCor3 chromosome 7, aPseCor3.hap2, whole genome shotgun sequence, a single window of DNA contains:
- the LOC134943283 gene encoding olfactory receptor 5AR1-like: protein MPWKNNTVVTEFILLGLSSDPRTQVILFFVFLLAYIITLIGNISIITLILSDVSLHTPMYFFLGNLSFLDLCYSSSTVPRMLKDLMSVKKTISYAECATQMFISLCLGQSECILLAIMAYDRYLAIYYPLHYTTIMSNTVCVRLAIGTWISGVPLSTSLVTITLNVNRCGNNEINHFLCEVPEIISLGCENILFVEFIIFVICVSDLMIPVIFIVISYSQIISCILKMKSAAGQWKAFSTCGSHMMVVTMFYGSAMAAYMKPRSSSAAGTDKFIAIFYVVITPMLNPLIYSLRNNDVKAAFLKCKMRL, encoded by the coding sequence ATGCCTTGGAAAAATAATACTGTTGTAACAGAATTTATTCTTCTTGGACTTTCCAGTGATCCCAGGACACAAGTTATTCTGTTCTTTGTCTTCCTTCTTGCGTATATAATTACATTAATTGGAAACATCTCCATCATTACTCTAATCCTGTCTGATGTCAGCCTTCACACACCTATGTATTTCTTCCTTGGCAACCTCTCGTTTCTGGATCTCTGCTACTCATCTTCCACTGTGCCGAGGATGTTGAAAGATTTGATGTCAGTAAAGAAAACTATTTCTTATGCTGAGTGTGCAACACAAATGTTTATTTCTCTCTGTTTAGGACAATCAGAGTGTATTCTGCTTGCTATTATGGCTTATGATCGTTATTTAGCTATATATTATCCATTACATTATACTACAATCATGAGTAACACGGTTTGTGTGAGATTAGCCATTGGTACATGGATATCTGGGGTTCCTCTCTCTACCTCACTTGTTACTATTACACTCAATGTAAATCGCTGTGGCAATAATGAAATTAATCATTTTTTATGTGAAGTGCCAGAAATAATATCACTGGGCTGTGAAAACATTTTGTTTGTTGaatttattatttttgttatttgTGTGAGTGATCTTATGATACCAGTGATATTTATTGTAATATCTTATTCTCAAATAATTTCATGTATCTTGAAAATGAAATCTGCAGCCGGGCAATGGAAAGCATTCTCCACCTGTGGATCTCACATGATGGTAGTGACAATGTTTTATGGCTCAGCTATGGCTGCCTACATGAAACCTAGGTCAAGCTCTGCAGCAGGAACAGACAAATTCATTGCTATATTTTATGTAGTTATTACACCAATGCTGAACCCTTTGATTTATTCTCTTAGAAATAATGATGTAAAAGCAGCCTTTCTAAAATGTAAAATGAGATTGTGA